In Sorghum bicolor cultivar BTx623 chromosome 10, Sorghum_bicolor_NCBIv3, whole genome shotgun sequence, one genomic interval encodes:
- the LOC8065536 gene encoding probable fructokinase-6, chloroplastic, producing MALHAAAPACAVFCRLPSSSPSHDAGGRRSLPAVARPRGVVSAAPLRTRAVRTKATFSDGVPETSNSPHVVCFGELLIDFVPTVNGLSLSEAPAFKKAPGGAPANVAVGIARLGGSAAFIGKVGDDEFGYMLADILKQNNVNNQGLLFDPHARTALAFVTLRSDGEREFMFYRNPSADMLLEEKELDLDLIQKAKIFHHGSISLITEPCKTAHIAAAKAAKDAGVLVSYDPNLRLPLWSSAEDARDGILSIWETADVIKISEEEVSFLTNGEDPYDDAVVKKLIHSNLKLLLVTEGPDGCRYYSKDFSGRVGGLKVSAVDTTGAGDAFVAGVLSQLATDFSLLQDEGRLREALKFANVCGALTVTERGAIPALPTRQQVLDALTDVVA from the exons ATGGCTCTCCACGCGGCGGCGCCGGCATGCGCGGTGTTCTGCCGCCTCCCGTCGTCCTCCCCTTCTCACGACGCCGGCGGCAGGCGCTCCCTCCCCGCCGTCGCGAGGCCCCGCGGCGTCGTCTCTGCCGCGCCGCTGCGGACACGCGCAG TTCGAACAAAGGCAACCTTCAGTGATGGCGTCCCTGAAACGAGCAATTCTCCACATGTGGTCTGCTTTGGTGAATTGCTAATTGACTTCGTCCCAACTGTCAATGGCTTGTCACTGTCAGAAGCACCAGCCTTCAAGAAGGCTCCTGGGGGTGCACCTGCCAATGTTGCAGTTGGAATAGCTCGTCTTGGTGGCTctgcagctttcattggaaag GTTGGTGATGATGAATTTGGCTACATGCTAGCTGATATATTGAAGCAGAATAATGTAAATAATCAAGGGTTACTATTTGATCCTCATGCTAGAACAGCTTTGGCATTTGTGACACTCCGAAGTGATGGTGAACGTGAGTTTATGTTCTATCGTAATCCAAGTGCTGATATGCTACTTGAAGAAAAAGAACTTGACCTTGATCTTATACAGAAG GCAAAAATATTCCACCATGGCTCGATAAGTCTTATAACTGAGCCCTGTAAAACTGCACATATTGCAGCTGCCAAAGCTGCTAAAGATGCTGGAGTACTTGTTTCATACGATCCAAATTTGAGGCTTCCATTGTGGTCATCAGCTGAGGATGCTAGAGATGGTATCCTAAGCATATGGGAAACTGCTGATGTTATCAAG ATAAGTGAAGAGGAGGTTTCCTTTCTTACAAATGGGGAGGATCCTTATGATGATGCCGTTGTAAAGAAACTTATCCACTCAAACCTGAAGTTGCTTCTTGTCACTGAAGGTCCAGATGGCTGTAGGTATTACTCTAAG GACTTTAGTGGTAGAGTTGGTGGACTTAAGGTAAGTGCTGTTGACACAACTGGTGCTGGCGATGCCTTTGTTGCTGGAGTGCTATCTCAATTAGCCACAGACTTTTCACTGCTCCAG GACGAAGGTCGGTTGAGAGAAGCCCTGAAGTTTGCAAACGTCTGTGGAGCTCTCACTGTGACAGAGAGAGGCGCTATTCCTGCGCTGCCCACCCGACAACAAGTGCTTGATGCCCTGACCGATGTTGTTGCTTGA
- the LOC8057886 gene encoding probable auxin efflux carrier component 1c has translation MITGTDFYHVMTAMVPLYVAMILAYGSVRWWRIFTPDQCSGINRFVALFAVPLLSFHFISTNNPYTMNLRFIAADTLQKLIVLALLTAWSYLSRRGCLEWTITLFSLSTLPNTLVMGIPLLKGMYGDFSGSLMVQIVVLQCIIWYTLMLFMFEYRGARILITEQFPDTAGAIASIVVDPDVVSLDGRNDAIETEAEVKEDGKIHVTVRRSNASRSDIYSRRSMGFSSTTPRPSNLTNAEIYSLQSSRNPTPRGSSFNHTDFYSMVGRSSNFAAGDAFGLRTGATPRPSNYEEEAQGGKAANKYGGQYPAPNPAMAAQPMPTKQGLKKAAANGQAKGEDGKDLHMFVWSSSASPVSDVFGNGAAEYNDAAAVKEVRMAVASPRKVAADGRKERGEDFTERDDFSFGNKGAAERDAEAGDEKAAALQVGNACGVAAAPAAMPPTSVMTRLILIMVWRKLIRNPNTYSSLIGLVWSLVCFRWNFEMPAIILKSISILSDAGLGMAMFSLGLFMALQPRIIACGNKVATFAMAVRFLTGPAVMAAASLAVGLRGTLLHVAIVQAALPQGIVPFVFAKEYGVHPDILSTAVIFGMLIALPITLVYYILMGL, from the exons ATGATCACGGGCACGGACTTCTACCACGTGATGACGGCCATGGTGCCGCTGTACGTCGCCATGATCCTGGCGTACGGCTCCGTCCGGTGGTGGCGCATCTTCACGCCGGATCAGTGCTCCGGGATCAACCGCTTCGTGGCGCTCTTCGCCGTGCCGCTGCTCTCCTTCCACTTCATCTCCACCAACAACCCCTACACCATGAACCTCCGGTTCATCGCCGCCGACACGCTGCAGAAGCTCATCGTCCTGGCGCTGCTCACCGCCTGGAGCTACCTCTCCCGGCGGGGCTGCCTGGAGTGGACCATCACGCTCTTCTCCCTGTCCACGCTGCCCAACACGCTGGTGATGGGCATCCCGCTGCTCAAGGGCATGTACGGCGACTTCTCCGGCAGCCTGATGGTGCAGATCGTGGTGCTCCAGTGCATCATCTGGTACACGCTGATGCTCTTCATGTTCGAGTACCGCGGCGCCAGGATCCTCATCACCGAGCAGTTCCCGGACACGGCGGGCGCCATCGCGTCCATCGTCGTCGACCCCGACGTGGTGTCGCTGGACGGCCGGAACGACGCCATCGAGACGGAGGCCGAGGTGAAGGAGGACGGCAAGATACACGTGACGGTGCGCCGCTCCAACGCGTCCCGGTCGGACATCTACTCCCGGCGGTCCATGGGGTTCTCCAGCACCACGCCGCGGCCCAGCAACCTGACCAACGCCGAGATCTACTCGCTGCAGTCGTCGCGGAACCCGACGCCGCGGGGGTCCAGCTTCAACCACACCGACTTCTACTCCATGGTGGGGCGCAGCTCCAACTTCGCCGCCGGGGACGCCTTCGGGCTGCGCACCGGCGCCACGCCCAGGCCGTCCAACTACGAGGAGGAAGCGCAGGGCGGCAAGGCGGCGAACAAGTACGGCGGCCAGTACCCGGCGCCCAACCCGGCCATGGCGGCGCAGCCCATGCCCACCAAGCAGGGTCTCAAGAAGGCGgcggccaatgggcaggccaagGGCGAGGACGGCAAGGACCTGCACATGTTCGTCTGGAGCTCCAGCGCGTCGCCCGTGTCCGACGTGTtcggcaatggcgccgccgagtacaacgacgccgccgccgtcaaGGAGGTCCGCATGGCCGTCGCCTCCCCGCGCAAAG TTGCGGCGGACGGGAGGAAGGAGAGGGGCGAGGACTTCACAGAGCGGGACGACTTCAGCTTCGGCAACAAGGGCGCGGCGGAGAGGGACGCGGAAGCCGGCGACGAGAAGGCGGCGGCTCTGCAGGTGGGGAATGCCTGCGGCGTGGCGGCGGCGCCCGCGGCGATGCCACCGACGAGCGTGATGACGCGGCTCATCCTCATCATGGTGTGGCGCAAGCTCATCCGCAACCCGAACACCTACTCCAGCCTCATCGGCCTCGTCTGGTCGCTCGTCTGCTTCAG GTGGAACTTCGAGATGCCGGCGATCATCCTCAAGTCCATCTCGATCCTCTCCGACGCCGGGCTCGGCATGGCCATGTTCAGTCTGG GTCTGTTCATGGCGCTGCAGCCACGGATCATCGCGTGCGGTAACAAGGTGGCCACGTTCGCCATGGCCGTGCGGTTCCTCACCGGCCCCGCCGTCATGGCCGCCGCCTCCCTGGCCGTCGGCCTCCGCGGCACGCTCCTCCACGTCGCCATCGTCCAg GCCGCGCTGCCGCAGGGCATTGTCCCCTTCGTCTTCGCCAAGGAGTACGGCGTGCACCCTGACATCCTCAGCACGGC AGTGATCTTCGGCATGCTCATCGCGCTGCCCATCACGCTGGTGTACTACATCCTGATGGGGCTGTGA